The genomic DNA CGGCGGCGAGCGAGGCCCCCGTCGACGCGGCGACGCTCGCCGACCGGTTGGAGGCCGACCTCTCGACGGTCTACCGGCGGCTGGAGGCGCTGGAGGAACACGACCTCGTCCGGAGCACCGTCAAACCACGGTCGGACGGTCACCACTACAGCGTCTACCGGACTCGACTCCGCCGGGTGACCGTCGATCTCGAGGACGGCGAGTACCACGTCGCGGTCGAGCGCGAGCCCTCGACCGACCCGGCCGACCGACTGACCGACCTGTTCGAGGAGATCCGATGATAGCACAGACCACCGCGGAGACGCTGTTGTTGCCGACGTTCGTGACCGCGCTCCTCCTGTTCGCCACGGTCCCGCTGGGCCTGGTGGTCGGGTACTTCGCGTTCCGTGGCCTCCGACGGGGACGCCGACGGACGGCGCGGGCACTCGCACTCGGCCTCGTCGTGCTGACGGCCGTCGACGCGCTGCTGGGTGCCACCGTCACCGTCGGCGGGACGACGCTGCTCGCACAGCGCGGGCCGCTGCTCCGCATCGCCGCCAAATGCACCGGCCTCCTCCTCGTCCTCTACGCCATCTACGGCGCGGATGCGA from Haloglomus litoreum includes the following:
- a CDS encoding ArsR/SmtB family transcription factor translates to MSDDRLASVAELLADPYARSILAAASEAPVDAATLADRLEADLSTVYRRLEALEEHDLVRSTVKPRSDGHHYSVYRTRLRRVTVDLEDGEYHVAVEREPSTDPADRLTDLFEEIR
- a CDS encoding DUF7521 family protein codes for the protein MIAQTTAETLLLPTFVTALLLFATVPLGLVVGYFAFRGLRRGRRRTARALALGLVVLTAVDALLGATVTVGGTTLLAQRGPLLRIAAKCTGLLLVLYAIYGADASGAEGESG